A genome region from Nocardioides cynanchi includes the following:
- a CDS encoding DUF881 domain-containing protein yields the protein MVESTRTAPPAAPLPQHVTEPLLALITQRSLDADYEHVAARRRTTGVAAGTKSAPRHTAAIVLVVFGLLVTVAAVQTSRNASVDQSSRASLIDQINLRRQGVAKLQAQLANQQTRQLRLRDELTALATAQQATRSRIQRLDVRTGFGAVRGPGVQITVASAPDSNASETVRDSDLALLTDALWAAGAEAISVNGERLTVLSAFRNVGVGILVNSQPVFPPYVFSVVGDPNELPANLLSSSAGAAWYALKDSFGFRFDVKNGGTMDLPAAPPANLRSAKIIPPKNLDTQTKGDSTS from the coding sequence ACCCGCACCGCCCCTCCGGCGGCACCGCTCCCGCAGCACGTCACCGAGCCGCTGCTGGCGCTGATCACGCAGCGGTCTCTCGACGCCGACTACGAGCACGTCGCCGCGCGGCGTCGTACGACGGGAGTCGCCGCCGGTACCAAGTCGGCGCCCCGCCACACCGCCGCCATCGTGCTCGTGGTCTTCGGCCTGCTGGTCACCGTCGCCGCCGTCCAGACCTCACGCAACGCGTCGGTCGACCAGTCCAGCCGGGCCAGCCTGATCGACCAGATCAACCTACGGCGACAGGGCGTGGCGAAGCTGCAGGCGCAGCTGGCCAACCAGCAGACCCGCCAGCTCCGGCTGCGCGACGAGCTGACAGCGCTCGCGACGGCCCAGCAGGCCACCCGGTCCCGGATCCAGCGCCTCGACGTCCGGACCGGTTTCGGCGCGGTGCGGGGCCCCGGAGTGCAGATCACGGTCGCCAGCGCGCCGGACAGCAACGCCTCGGAGACCGTGCGTGACTCCGACCTGGCGCTGCTGACCGACGCGCTGTGGGCGGCCGGCGCCGAGGCGATCAGCGTGAACGGCGAGCGGCTCACGGTGCTCAGTGCCTTCCGCAACGTCGGGGTCGGCATCCTGGTCAACTCCCAGCCGGTCTTCCCGCCCTACGTGTTCTCGGTGGTCGGTGACCCCAACGAGCTGCCGGCCAACCTCCTGTCCAGCTCGGCCGGGGCCGCGTGGTACGCCCTCAAGGACAGCTTCGGCTTCCGGTTCGACGTCAAGAACGGCGGCACCATGGACCTGCCAGCGGCCCCGCCGGCCAACCTGCGATCGGCGAAGATCATCCCGCCGAAGAACCTCGACACCCAGACCAAGGGGGACAGCACCTCATGA
- a CDS encoding small basic family protein, with the protein MIAALGLLVGVVLGLIFTPDVPAGFDPYLPIAVVAALDAVFGALRAYLEGIFDDKVFVVSFVSNVVIAAAIVYLGDKLGVGGQLSTGVIVVLGIRIFSNVAQIRRYLFHA; encoded by the coding sequence ATGATCGCCGCACTCGGACTCCTCGTCGGTGTCGTGCTGGGGCTGATCTTCACCCCCGACGTCCCGGCCGGCTTCGACCCCTACCTCCCGATCGCGGTGGTCGCGGCGCTCGACGCCGTGTTCGGAGCGCTGCGCGCCTACCTCGAGGGCATCTTCGACGACAAGGTCTTCGTGGTGTCGTTCGTCTCCAACGTCGTGATCGCGGCCGCGATCGTCTACCTCGGCGACAAGCTGGGGGTGGGCGGCCAGCTCTCGACGGGCGTGATCGTGGTCCTCGGCATCCGGATCTTCTCCAACGTCGCGCAGATCCGGCGGTACCTCTTCCATGCCTGA